One region of Micromonospora ureilytica genomic DNA includes:
- a CDS encoding MFS transporter, with amino-acid sequence MTNTNPPEVAEAQQLPVTRHLGWALALISVTQLLIVLDGSIVTIALPFIGADLDMSGAGLTWLTIGYALFFGGLLLLGGRLGDMFGYRRMLVTGMVGFAVASVLGGLAANGPLLLGVRILQGSSAALIAPAALALVTTTFPLGAARNRAFGVYAAMSGAGAGIGLIIGGWLTSMDSFVGIELDGWRLTFLLNVPIALAIAVLAPELLRESPRRRGLVDVPGTITGSLGIVGLVYGLTRPGEGHGWDDPATIGTLAVSVAMLVIFVLIERRAAHPLLPLRIFRNRVRAGGYLALTLAMASMFAMFYFLTLFVQQILGYSPLRTGIAFLPFALGIVVTATVAGRTMTRIQPRIIAGIGTLLAAFSMAMFSRLSVDDSPAAAALAATGGTTVGGNVSYWGQVFPYLITMAVGMGMVLAGLTPASLHRLAPQDTGVGSGLFNAAQQLGGSVGLAVLSSVSLHFAGQRTEQVVGPITTALPGDPEAVGRALLQATFTEGITHAFLVGSILLLIASLIVWTNTRVQPNDAGTDDQNMG; translated from the coding sequence ATGACCAACACGAACCCTCCTGAGGTTGCCGAGGCGCAGCAGTTGCCGGTGACACGGCACCTTGGCTGGGCGCTCGCGCTCATCTCGGTCACCCAACTGCTGATCGTGCTGGACGGCTCGATCGTCACCATCGCGCTGCCCTTCATCGGCGCGGACCTCGACATGTCCGGCGCCGGTCTCACCTGGCTCACCATCGGCTACGCGCTGTTCTTCGGTGGGCTGCTGCTGCTCGGTGGCCGGCTCGGTGACATGTTCGGCTACCGGCGGATGCTCGTGACCGGCATGGTGGGCTTCGCCGTCGCATCGGTGCTCGGCGGTCTCGCCGCGAACGGGCCACTCCTGCTCGGCGTGCGCATCCTGCAGGGAAGCAGCGCCGCGCTCATCGCTCCCGCCGCCCTGGCCCTGGTCACCACGACCTTCCCGCTGGGTGCGGCGCGCAACCGCGCCTTCGGCGTCTACGCCGCGATGTCCGGCGCCGGCGCCGGGATCGGCCTGATCATCGGCGGCTGGCTGACCAGCATGGACAGCTTCGTCGGAATCGAGCTGGACGGCTGGCGCCTGACCTTCTTGTTGAACGTCCCGATCGCGCTGGCAATCGCCGTGCTGGCCCCGGAGCTGCTGCGTGAGTCGCCCCGTCGGCGCGGGCTCGTCGACGTTCCGGGAACCATCACCGGTTCGCTGGGTATCGTCGGTCTGGTCTACGGGCTCACCAGGCCCGGTGAGGGGCATGGCTGGGACGACCCGGCGACGATAGGGACCCTGGCCGTCAGCGTGGCCATGCTCGTCATCTTCGTGCTGATCGAGCGGCGCGCAGCCCATCCGTTGCTGCCTCTGCGGATCTTCCGCAACCGGGTCCGGGCCGGTGGCTACCTGGCCCTGACGCTGGCCATGGCTTCGATGTTCGCCATGTTCTACTTCCTGACCCTGTTCGTTCAGCAGATCCTCGGCTACTCGCCGCTGCGGACCGGCATTGCCTTCCTGCCGTTCGCGCTCGGGATCGTGGTGACGGCGACCGTGGCGGGCAGGACGATGACGCGGATCCAGCCGCGGATCATTGCCGGCATCGGCACCCTGCTGGCCGCCTTCTCGATGGCGATGTTCTCACGGCTTTCGGTGGACGACAGCCCGGCCGCCGCGGCGCTGGCCGCCACCGGCGGCACCACGGTCGGCGGGAATGTCAGCTACTGGGGCCAGGTGTTCCCGTACCTGATCACCATGGCCGTGGGTATGGGAATGGTGCTGGCCGGCCTCACCCCGGCCTCGCTCCACCGGTTGGCACCGCAGGACACCGGCGTCGGCTCCGGCCTGTTCAACGCCGCCCAGCAACTCGGTGGATCAGTCGGCCTCGCCGTACTCAGCAGCGTGTCCCTGCACTTCGCCGGGCAGCGCACCGAGCAGGTGGTCGGCCCGATCACCACAGCGCTTCCTGGCGACCCCGAGGCCGTGGGGCGGGCACTGTTGCAGGCGACCTTCACCGAAGGAATCACCCACGCCTTCCTGGTGGGCTCGATCCTCCTGCTGATCGCGTCGCTGATCGTCTGGACGAACACCCGCGTCCAACCGAATGACGCAGGCACCGACGACCAAAACATGGGCTGA
- a CDS encoding NAD(P)/FAD-dependent oxidoreductase — protein MKDFGERAARAVDVVIIGGGAAGLSGALILARSLRSVVVIDAGQPRNAPAAGVHGLLAREGTAPGELLAAGRDEVCGYGGEILTGEVSGARRDADRFVVTLADGTRLRARRLLVATGLVDVLPDVAGLAPQWGHDVVHCPYCHGYEVRGRAIGILATGAPSVHHALLFRQLSDDLVYFSHHSELTEEQQEQFAALGIEVVTGEVAAAEAVDGDLTGLRMADGRVVSREVIAVATRMEARAGFLSELGLHAVEHPSGMGHHLPADQFGRSQVPGVWLAGNVTDLTAQVGAAAAAGATAGQHLNADLVAEDTRTAVERHRRPSAGAS, from the coding sequence GTGAAGGACTTCGGAGAACGGGCCGCGCGAGCGGTGGATGTTGTGATCATCGGTGGTGGTGCCGCCGGGCTGAGCGGAGCGTTGATTCTCGCCCGTTCCCTGCGCTCGGTTGTCGTCATCGACGCAGGTCAGCCGCGCAACGCCCCTGCGGCCGGAGTGCACGGACTGCTCGCCAGGGAGGGCACCGCGCCCGGCGAGTTGCTGGCGGCGGGCCGCGACGAGGTCTGCGGCTACGGCGGGGAGATTCTCACCGGCGAGGTCAGTGGTGCCCGTCGTGACGCCGACAGGTTCGTCGTCACGCTCGCCGATGGAACGCGGTTGCGGGCTCGTCGTCTGTTGGTCGCGACCGGCCTGGTCGATGTGCTGCCCGACGTGGCCGGGCTGGCGCCGCAATGGGGGCACGACGTCGTGCACTGCCCGTACTGCCACGGCTACGAGGTGCGCGGACGGGCCATCGGCATCCTGGCCACCGGCGCGCCGTCGGTGCACCACGCCCTGTTGTTCCGCCAGCTCAGCGACGACCTGGTCTATTTCAGCCACCACAGCGAGCTCACCGAGGAGCAGCAGGAGCAGTTCGCCGCCCTCGGCATTGAGGTGGTGACCGGGGAGGTGGCGGCCGCCGAGGCCGTCGATGGGGATCTGACCGGGCTGCGGATGGCCGACGGCCGCGTGGTGTCGCGGGAGGTCATCGCGGTGGCGACCCGGATGGAGGCGCGCGCCGGTTTCCTCAGCGAACTCGGACTGCACGCCGTGGAACACCCCAGCGGTATGGGGCACCACCTGCCCGCCGACCAGTTCGGCCGTAGCCAGGTGCCCGGGGTGTGGCTGGCCGGGAACGTCACCGACCTGACCGCGCAGGTCGGGGCGGCCGCGGCCGCCGGAGCGACCGCCGGACAGCACCTCAACGCCGACCTCGTCGCCGAGGACACCCGCACGGCGGTCGAGCGCCACCGCCGCCCGAGCGCAGGCGCCTCGTGA